One window of the Gavia stellata isolate bGavSte3 chromosome 9, bGavSte3.hap2, whole genome shotgun sequence genome contains the following:
- the ENO4 gene encoding enolase 4, translating into MEPGGQRQQQQRRLRGPRQEAAEYYRGHRVPERMEEALNALFPQRPADLYGELANYFSKFSKASVICKLIGRKVLDGVGQPTLEVEIYCTVKNCEKRICSTVMSSHSQILENASPETTEADEKERNDSVNIAVEWVNESLNRMLRDLKPTDQCTVDKMLGEYFTKKVKENKEIQKQEEEEEAAILALTSCTPSATVLPGKKKAAKPGKKVAVAERTIPPAEPVESVLCGSLAIGGTSLAIAKAGATISRIPLYLHIALLKRDQDSPKEITLPLPMVTLLNCEKISPAKLKLVKEVMLIPPVQLSLKQGIERVLDIQKEMRRLLEPPGKAPSPQLADSKKGRAHNTGKKALPRALKRISHLGCLITGCDNLEQPLLLMQTACNNIGLELGTDMYLAINCAAHELMDYVKGKYEILTGTFKSPDEMVDMYVELINKFPSIIALIDPLRKEDRQQWNNICCALGSKCYLIAEDAATYISKLKIDQNINIPTCSGVVLKYINQTKVSDLIEVTGLLDGQRHITILGSPDGESSDDSLADLAVGLGARFVKLGGLSRGERVTKYNRLLAIEEELAKNRTLREANLEFTAFTEESLPEKQLSDVLPPPKQDLLPPQCSQPALQVHSLPAQLPEHSTLT; encoded by the exons GCTAACTACTTTTCTAAATTTTCAAAAGCCTCAGTAATATGCAAATTAATTGGAAGAAAAGTTCTTGATGGAGTTGGTCAGCCAACATTAGAAGTGGAAATATACTGTACAGTTAAAAACTGTGAGAAG aggatttGTTCCACTGTAATGTCTTCTCATTCTCAAATACTGGAAAATGCTTCACCTGAAACAACTGAAGctgatgagaaagaaagaaatgactCTGTTAACATTGCTGTGGAATGGGTGAATGAATCGCTGAACAGAATGTTAAGAGACTTGAAGCCTACTGACCAGTGTACAGTTGATAAGATGCTTGG TGAATActttacaaaaaaagtaaaagaaaataaagaaattcaaaagcaagaagaagaagaagaagctgcCATTCTTGCCCTTACTTCATGCACTCCATCAGCAACAGTGctacctgggaaaaaaaaagcagcaaaaccag GGAAGAAAGTGGCAGTTGCAGAGAGAACGATTCCACCTGCAGAACCCGTTGAATCAGTGCTTTGTGGCAGCTTAGCCATTGGGGGAACATCACTTGCTATAGCTAAGGCTGGTGCCACCATTAGCCGTATCCCATTGTACTTACACATTGCGCTGCTCAAACGTGATCAG GATTCACCTAAAGAAATTACTCTGCCACTCCCAATGGTTACTCTGTTGAACTGTGAAAAAATTTCacctgcaaaactgaaattagTGAAAGAAGTTATGCTTATACCACCAGTTCAGTTATCACTCAAACAG GGCATAGAAAGAGTTCTGGacattcagaaagaaatgaggAGACTGTTGGAGCCCCCAGGCAAAGCG CCCAGTCCTCAACTAGCAGACAGTAAGAAAGGCAGAGCACATAATACAGGGAAGAAAGCTCTg CCACGAGCCTTAAAAAGAATATCGCACTTAGGTTGCCTAATAACAGGATGCGATAATCTAGAACAACCCCTACTCCTAATGCAAACAGCTTGCAATAATATTGGCCTGGAGCTAGGAACAGACATGTATTTAGCAATAAATTGTGCTGCTCATGAATTAATGGATTAC GTTAAAGGCAAATATGAAATACTCACTGGAACATTCAAAAGTCCTGATGAAATGGTTGACATGTATGTGGAACTGATTAATAAATTTCCTTCTATTATTGCATTAATAGATCCCTTAAGAAAAGAG GACAGACAACAATGGAATAATATATGTTGTGCTCTTGGCTCCAAATGTTACCTCATTGCTGAAGATGCTGCCACATATATTTCCAAACTTAAAATTGACCAAAACATAAACATACCAACGTGCAGTGGTGTTGTCCTAAAATATATTAACCAAACCAAGGTATCAGACCTCATAGAAGTTACTGGACTTCTAGATG GTCAGAGACATATTACCATATTAGGAAGTCCAGATGGAGAATCTTCTGATGATAGCCTTGCGGATCTG GCTGTTGGACTGGGTGCCAGGTTTGTCAAGTTGGGAGGTCTTTCCCGCGGAGAAAGGGTGACCAAATACAACCGCCTTCTTGCTATAGAGGAAGAACTGGCCAAGAATAGAACGCTAC GTGAAGCAAATCTTGAATTTACTGCTTTTACTGAAGAATCACTGccagaaaaacagctttctgatGTACTTCCTCCCCCAAAGCAGGATTTGTTGCCTCCACAGTGCTCTCAGCCAGCCCTGCAGGTTCACAGCCTGCCTGCTCAGCTCCCAGAGCACAGCACGCTGACCTAG